One window from the genome of Cyclobacterium amurskyense encodes:
- a CDS encoding alkaline phosphatase D family protein yields the protein MKRRKAIKSIALGTVGSSLVLTENWAGTRALKSFKKGSPLKSNWQNWPDMAWVGPEYWGNRLQDWELRDGKAVCNLSAKNRTLHSLTHQLSPKNDSFKAEVKVNWLNEDNIGNPASYVGMRIGAKGKFEDYRSAAVFGKGLDAGINGGGNLFIGNQMGSEKLPLDKEIILVVKGERGDLILEAFASESKQLLGVLKIENYKGDLGGNIALVSHFPEEELFQDSVAFSDWTVTGEKVLAEENQIFGPVCFAHYTLHDGVLKLAAQLAPIEKITGNKISLQLKKGAAWNTVQEAAIDKLGRVVHFRLEDWAEERKVPYRVKVDLPLKSGVESHFYSGTIAEEPVNQDQVKLAVFSCNADYGFPDNEVSLHSLKHTPDMAVFLGDQFYESTGGFGIQTSPLEKSSLDYLRKWYMFGWSYREIFRHIPSAFIPDDHDVYHGNVWGEAGKVAPTDEGWTYVAQDQGGYKMPAEWVNMVQLTQTGHLPDAFDPTPVKQGIGTYYTDWVYGGVSFAILEDRKFKSAPKNVLPEEAKVTNGFIQNREFDIKKYYDIEADLLGERQLKFLKHWSTDWSKGAEMKAVLSQTNFCTVATLPEGSIIDSIVPKLPIPELGEYVPGDAPTSDMDSNGWPQKGRDEAIKIIRKAFALHIAGDQHLASVVQYGVDEFKDSGYAFAGPALNNLFPRRWWPPVPENHEPLPGKPKYTGNFNDGFGNKMTVHAVANPRKTGVEPALIHDRSTGYGIVTFDKKGKQMTMECWPRYVDPKSNPNGQYEGWPITVSQKENYARNAKGTLPPLDLSNCNKPIVEVFEAQSGELVYSLRVNDKVFRPKVFREGNYFVKVTDDKLGKSMVFNALNTFSDQLPTLKVDFDADMV from the coding sequence ATGAAAAGAAGAAAAGCCATCAAATCAATCGCCTTAGGAACAGTAGGTTCATCATTGGTCCTTACTGAAAATTGGGCCGGAACAAGGGCCCTAAAATCCTTTAAAAAAGGGAGTCCGCTTAAAAGCAATTGGCAAAATTGGCCGGACATGGCTTGGGTAGGTCCTGAATACTGGGGAAATCGCCTGCAAGATTGGGAGTTGAGAGATGGAAAAGCGGTTTGCAACCTCAGCGCCAAGAACCGTACACTCCATAGCCTCACCCATCAGTTAAGCCCTAAAAACGACTCATTCAAGGCTGAAGTAAAGGTAAACTGGCTCAATGAAGATAATATTGGGAACCCAGCCTCCTATGTAGGCATGCGAATTGGTGCCAAAGGAAAATTTGAGGATTATCGGTCTGCTGCAGTTTTCGGCAAAGGCCTTGATGCTGGCATCAATGGTGGGGGTAATTTATTTATTGGTAACCAAATGGGTTCTGAGAAATTGCCTTTGGATAAAGAAATTATCTTGGTGGTGAAAGGAGAGCGTGGGGATTTGATTTTAGAAGCTTTTGCTTCTGAAAGCAAACAGCTCTTGGGGGTATTGAAAATTGAAAATTATAAGGGTGACCTAGGAGGAAATATTGCGCTGGTATCCCATTTTCCGGAAGAGGAGCTATTCCAAGACTCAGTCGCTTTTTCAGATTGGACTGTAACAGGGGAGAAGGTATTGGCAGAAGAAAATCAAATTTTTGGACCAGTGTGTTTTGCCCATTATACCTTGCATGATGGAGTATTAAAATTAGCTGCGCAACTGGCGCCTATTGAAAAAATAACGGGCAATAAAATCAGCCTGCAACTAAAAAAGGGTGCGGCTTGGAACACTGTGCAGGAAGCAGCTATTGATAAATTGGGAAGAGTTGTCCACTTCCGACTAGAAGACTGGGCAGAGGAACGTAAAGTTCCTTACCGAGTGAAAGTAGACTTACCCTTAAAAAGTGGGGTAGAAAGCCATTTTTATTCAGGGACTATCGCTGAAGAGCCGGTCAATCAGGATCAGGTAAAACTGGCGGTCTTTAGTTGCAATGCAGATTATGGATTCCCGGACAATGAAGTTAGCCTACATTCTCTTAAACATACCCCGGATATGGCGGTGTTTTTAGGGGATCAATTTTATGAAAGTACCGGTGGATTTGGTATTCAAACTTCACCATTGGAAAAATCAAGCCTGGATTATCTTCGCAAATGGTACATGTTTGGCTGGTCTTATAGGGAAATATTTAGACATATACCTTCGGCTTTTATTCCGGATGACCATGATGTTTACCATGGCAATGTTTGGGGAGAAGCAGGAAAAGTGGCACCCACAGATGAAGGATGGACCTATGTCGCCCAAGATCAGGGAGGTTATAAAATGCCAGCAGAGTGGGTAAATATGGTGCAGTTGACACAGACCGGCCACCTGCCGGACGCCTTTGATCCAACACCTGTAAAGCAGGGGATTGGTACTTACTATACCGATTGGGTATATGGAGGAGTTAGTTTTGCCATACTTGAAGACAGAAAATTTAAATCCGCTCCAAAAAATGTATTGCCTGAAGAAGCGAAGGTTACCAATGGCTTTATTCAAAACAGGGAATTTGACATCAAAAAATACTATGACATTGAGGCAGACTTGCTAGGTGAACGTCAATTGAAATTTTTGAAGCATTGGTCTACTGACTGGAGCAAGGGGGCAGAAATGAAGGCAGTTTTGTCTCAAACCAACTTTTGTACCGTAGCGACCCTCCCGGAGGGTAGTATAATCGACAGTATTGTGCCAAAATTACCCATTCCTGAATTGGGAGAATATGTGCCTGGAGATGCGCCTACTTCTGACATGGATTCCAACGGTTGGCCACAGAAAGGGAGAGATGAAGCCATAAAAATTATTAGAAAGGCTTTTGCCTTGCATATTGCCGGAGACCAACATTTGGCCTCGGTTGTGCAATATGGGGTAGATGAATTCAAAGATTCCGGCTATGCTTTTGCCGGGCCTGCATTGAATAATTTATTTCCTAGGCGCTGGTGGCCACCGGTACCTGAAAATCATGAACCTTTACCAGGAAAGCCAAAGTATACTGGGAATTTTAATGATGGATTTGGAAATAAAATGACCGTGCATGCGGTGGCAAATCCACGAAAAACAGGAGTTGAACCTGCATTAATTCATGACCGTTCTACCGGCTATGGAATTGTCACTTTTGATAAGAAAGGTAAGCAAATGACCATGGAATGTTGGCCTAGATACGTCGATCCAAAATCCAACCCAAACGGGCAATATGAAGGTTGGCCGATAACGGTTTCTCAAAAGGAAAATTATGCAAGAAATGCCAAAGGAACGCTTCCTCCTTTGGATTTAAGCAATTGTAACAAACCGATTGTAGAAGTATTTGAAGCACAATCAGGGGAATTGGTTTATTCACTTAGGGTCAATGATAAGGTTTTCCGGCCGAAAGTTTTCAGGGAGGGAAATTACTTCGTGAAAGTTACAGACGATAAGTTAGGAAAAAGCATGGTGTTTAATGCGTTGAATACCTTTTCTGATCAATTGCCAACCCTTAAAGTTGATTTTGATGCCGATATGGTATAA
- a CDS encoding arylsulfatase, producing the protein MKNRLLLLLPFIVSLLPACQSQEEETVPPNIIYILADDLGYGDLGCYGQKKIETPNIDALAASGMMFTQHYSGAPVCAPARAVLLTGQHSGHSQVRGNDEWGSRGDVWNYHAMLADSTLEGQRPIATGTYTLGRMLQEAGYTTAVVGKWGLGAPHTEGIPTNQGFDYFFGYNCQRQAHTLYPVHLYENEHRVYLNNDTIAPNKKLAEGADPYNLENYGDYFLTDYAPELMFDKITNFVDEQSSEEPFFLYWATPIPHVPLQAPTKWIDHYVEKFGDEEPYLGENSYYPSRYPRATYAAMVSYMDEQVGELVEQLKSKGLYENTLIIFTSDNGPTFNGGTDSPWFNSGGAFREEKGFGKGFLYEGGIRVPMIASWPGKIKEGSVSDHASVFYDVMPTLAEVAGKPLEIATDGTSFFPTLLGHEQSQPEFLYWEFPSYGGQIAVRMGDWKALKLDVQKGGSSWLLFDLKSDPLEMHDVAKENPDILKKVNEIVEREHTTSPNERWRFEELDGV; encoded by the coding sequence ATGAAAAACAGATTACTATTATTACTACCTTTTATTGTTTCCCTATTGCCAGCTTGCCAAAGTCAAGAAGAGGAAACTGTTCCTCCGAATATTATATACATCCTAGCAGATGATTTGGGATATGGAGATTTGGGATGTTATGGACAAAAAAAAATTGAAACGCCCAATATTGATGCTTTGGCAGCTTCAGGGATGATGTTTACGCAACATTATTCAGGTGCACCTGTTTGTGCACCCGCCCGTGCAGTATTGCTCACCGGGCAACATTCCGGTCATTCTCAGGTAAGGGGAAATGATGAGTGGGGTAGTAGAGGTGATGTTTGGAATTACCATGCCATGTTGGCAGACTCGACCCTCGAAGGCCAGAGACCAATAGCCACAGGTACTTATACCCTTGGGCGTATGCTTCAAGAAGCCGGTTATACCACGGCTGTCGTTGGAAAATGGGGTTTAGGGGCTCCACATACTGAAGGCATCCCAACCAATCAAGGTTTTGATTATTTCTTTGGCTACAACTGTCAAAGGCAGGCCCATACCCTTTATCCGGTCCATCTTTACGAAAATGAACACCGGGTATATTTGAACAATGATACAATCGCTCCGAATAAAAAATTGGCGGAAGGTGCTGATCCCTATAATTTGGAAAATTATGGAGATTATTTTCTTACTGACTATGCTCCTGAGCTGATGTTTGATAAGATTACCAACTTTGTGGACGAACAGAGTAGCGAAGAACCTTTCTTTTTATATTGGGCAACCCCAATACCTCATGTACCTCTTCAAGCCCCTACAAAATGGATAGACCATTATGTGGAAAAGTTTGGTGATGAAGAGCCTTATTTGGGAGAAAATTCTTATTATCCATCGCGCTACCCAAGGGCCACTTATGCAGCCATGGTTAGTTATATGGATGAGCAAGTAGGGGAACTTGTTGAACAATTAAAAAGTAAGGGACTATATGAAAATACATTGATTATTTTCACTTCTGACAATGGTCCTACCTTCAATGGGGGAACAGATTCTCCATGGTTTAATAGTGGGGGAGCGTTTCGAGAAGAAAAAGGTTTTGGCAAAGGCTTTCTTTATGAAGGTGGTATTCGGGTACCGATGATCGCCTCATGGCCAGGGAAAATCAAAGAAGGATCGGTTAGTGACCATGCATCAGTATTCTATGACGTAATGCCCACCTTGGCCGAAGTAGCAGGGAAACCTTTAGAAATAGCCACTGATGGAACCAGTTTTTTCCCAACATTATTGGGGCACGAACAGTCTCAACCTGAATTCCTTTATTGGGAATTTCCTTCCTATGGCGGACAGATAGCTGTCAGAATGGGAGACTGGAAAGCCTTAAAATTGGATGTACAAAAAGGAGGTTCTTCTTGGTTATTGTTTGATTTAAAAAGTGATCCTTTGGAAATGCATGATGTTGCTAAAGAAAATCCCGATATTCTAAAGAAGGTAAATGAAATTGTAGAAAGGGAACACACAACCTCACCCAATGAAAGGTGGAGATTTGAGGAATTGGATGGAGTTTAA
- a CDS encoding PSD1 and planctomycete cytochrome C domain-containing protein, whose amino-acid sequence MVLFIVAMALNSCSNENANKEIKIPDQVSYNFHIRPILSDNCFACHGPDANKREAGLRLDTEAGAYAALKENPDQHAIVPGSTNKSQVIKRIFSEDASEKMPPPESNLTITDFERNLIKKWVEQGGVYEKHWAFEPPIKKTIPIPDNDEWSHNPIDGFIFAKMEEKGLTPSPKAEEGYLLKRLSLDLTGLPPTSEEVRLFNSGQKSWEEMIDHYLNKPAYGEKLALLWLDISRYADSFGYQNDNIRTQWPYRDWVIHAFNKNIPYDKFLTWQFAGDLLPEPNREQLLATAFNRNHKVTEEEGVIHEEYRMEYVLDKTNTFSKVILGMTMECAQCHDHKYDPISQKDYYNLYAFFNNTPEKGFEGGAGSAVRAKTPLMWIDTEDTEGILDFINHPDTNKVAVSIMQDLQDSVRPTFILDRGLYDAPKGEPLSPNTPDIIKPFSQELPKNRLGLVKWAFAEDHPLTSRVFVNLIWQEIFGVGLVPSSGDFGMQGKLPTHPELLDWLAVEFRESGWDIKKLIKLIVSSSTYQQSSAVSKEMLAIDPDNTYLSRFPRLRLHAELIRDMVLASSGLLVPELGGPSVKPYQPEGLWEASSSGRGELNIYRQDKGDKLYRRGIYTFIKLTLPPPSLLIFDGSNRDICQVNRNRTNTPLQALAMLNDPLVLEASRVLAEKLVANYKDEKSAIDEAFVRILGRLPKSEEEKLLKAFYVEELSRFQEDPDIAVNTLMVGDSPAAKMEEIRTAALMQVIVAIYNLEETLTKT is encoded by the coding sequence ATGGTATTGTTCATTGTGGCAATGGCTTTGAATAGTTGTTCCAATGAGAATGCCAACAAAGAAATCAAAATTCCTGATCAAGTCAGTTATAATTTCCATATTAGACCTATTTTATCTGACAATTGCTTTGCCTGCCATGGGCCCGACGCCAATAAAAGAGAAGCCGGACTGAGACTGGATACTGAAGCTGGAGCATATGCTGCATTGAAGGAGAATCCTGATCAGCATGCTATAGTCCCGGGGAGCACCAATAAGTCTCAAGTGATAAAAAGGATTTTTTCAGAGGATGCCTCCGAGAAAATGCCACCTCCAGAATCTAATTTGACGATTACTGATTTTGAAAGGAACCTGATTAAGAAATGGGTGGAGCAGGGAGGAGTATATGAAAAACATTGGGCCTTTGAGCCTCCTATCAAGAAAACCATTCCCATACCGGACAACGATGAATGGAGCCATAATCCAATTGATGGTTTTATTTTCGCAAAAATGGAGGAAAAAGGATTGACTCCTAGTCCAAAAGCTGAGGAAGGATACCTTCTTAAGCGATTGAGTTTGGACCTTACTGGACTTCCACCTACCTCTGAAGAAGTCAGGCTTTTTAACTCAGGTCAAAAGTCTTGGGAGGAGATGATTGATCATTATCTTAACAAACCAGCTTACGGGGAAAAATTGGCCTTGTTGTGGCTGGATATTTCCAGGTATGCAGATTCTTTTGGCTACCAGAATGACAATATCCGAACCCAATGGCCTTATAGGGATTGGGTAATTCATGCCTTTAATAAGAATATTCCCTATGATAAATTTTTAACCTGGCAGTTTGCTGGTGACCTACTTCCTGAACCAAATAGGGAACAACTCTTGGCTACGGCATTTAACAGAAATCATAAGGTTACCGAAGAAGAAGGAGTTATCCATGAAGAGTACAGGATGGAATATGTTTTGGACAAAACCAATACCTTTAGCAAGGTGATCCTTGGGATGACCATGGAATGTGCTCAATGTCATGACCATAAGTATGATCCGATTTCTCAAAAGGATTATTACAACCTATATGCCTTTTTCAACAATACACCTGAAAAAGGTTTTGAAGGGGGAGCCGGATCTGCTGTCCGTGCCAAGACTCCACTTATGTGGATAGATACGGAGGATACGGAGGGGATTCTGGATTTTATCAACCATCCGGATACCAATAAAGTGGCCGTTTCCATCATGCAGGATCTTCAAGATTCAGTCCGTCCTACCTTTATTTTGGATAGGGGCTTATATGATGCGCCAAAAGGTGAGCCACTAAGCCCTAACACACCGGATATCATTAAGCCTTTTTCTCAAGAATTACCCAAAAATAGGTTAGGTTTAGTAAAATGGGCCTTTGCTGAGGATCATCCTTTGACCTCAAGGGTTTTTGTCAACCTTATTTGGCAGGAGATTTTTGGGGTGGGGCTGGTGCCCTCATCCGGAGACTTTGGCATGCAGGGCAAACTCCCAACTCACCCTGAATTATTGGATTGGTTGGCTGTGGAATTTAGGGAAAGTGGCTGGGATATAAAAAAGCTTATTAAATTAATAGTTAGCTCTTCTACCTATCAGCAATCCTCTGCAGTAAGCAAAGAAATGCTGGCTATTGATCCTGACAATACTTATCTGTCCCGATTTCCCAGGTTAAGATTGCATGCTGAATTGATTCGGGACATGGTACTTGCCAGTAGTGGCTTACTGGTGCCTGAATTAGGTGGGCCGAGTGTCAAGCCTTACCAACCTGAAGGCTTGTGGGAAGCTTCCAGTTCCGGAAGGGGGGAGCTTAATATTTACCGGCAAGATAAAGGGGACAAGTTGTACAGAAGAGGGATTTATACCTTCATTAAACTCACACTACCACCTCCTTCGCTATTGATTTTTGATGGGAGTAATAGGGACATTTGCCAGGTCAATAGAAACCGAACCAATACACCTTTGCAGGCTTTGGCCATGCTTAATGATCCTTTGGTGCTTGAAGCTTCTAGGGTGCTTGCAGAGAAATTGGTTGCAAACTATAAGGACGAAAAATCTGCGATTGATGAGGCCTTTGTTCGAATCCTCGGCCGTTTGCCTAAAAGTGAGGAAGAGAAGCTATTGAAAGCGTTTTATGTTGAGGAGTTATCAAGATTTCAAGAGGATCCTGATATTGCCGTCAACACCTTAATGGTAGGAGATTCTCCGGCAGCTAAAATGGAAGAAATAAGGACTGCCGCATTAATGCAGGTTATTGTAGCCATTTATAATTTGGAGGAGACCCTCACAAAAACCTAA
- a CDS encoding Gfo/Idh/MocA family protein, with translation MKKDNNSSRRKFLLNTAAIALAQPLLFNVPVFAKTNRKKLRHACIGVGGMGGHDLSRFNAHPDVEIVAICDIDENHLAKAAEILPNAKRFTDWRELFAQEADNFDSVNVSVPDHNHFPIAYTAISKGKHVYCQKPMCHDVSEIRDLTEAAKKAGIISQLGTQHASGKGDRTAVQWIKEGHIGKVKQVYLCSNRPGATEAYRFEGPRPKKGEKVPDHVHWDQFIGTAPMRPYASKIYHPAKWRAWQDFGTGWSGDIGCHILDAVWKGMDLKAPISVIAKVQESWKNSPERNVDTWPQSNHITWVFPGNEMTAENELKVEWFDGEFYPPEEVRALFSLENYPAESAMLIGTEGALLIPHTKMPVLLPEDKFKHVKNPVLEDRDHYHYFADSCLKNVKTESDFSISGPMSETVILGTVAIREPDIFLDWDAKKMRVRNVKKANQHLSRKYRKGWKV, from the coding sequence ATGAAGAAGGACAATAATTCCTCTAGGAGAAAATTTTTATTGAACACTGCGGCCATTGCCCTGGCTCAACCTCTTTTATTTAATGTGCCTGTTTTTGCCAAAACAAATAGGAAGAAACTTAGGCATGCCTGTATAGGAGTAGGGGGGATGGGTGGACATGATCTCAGTCGATTTAATGCACATCCTGATGTGGAAATTGTAGCCATTTGTGACATTGATGAAAATCATTTGGCAAAGGCAGCTGAAATTTTACCCAATGCAAAAAGATTTACGGATTGGCGCGAGTTGTTTGCACAGGAAGCAGATAATTTTGATTCTGTCAATGTAAGTGTGCCTGACCACAATCATTTTCCAATTGCCTACACAGCAATCAGCAAAGGCAAGCATGTGTATTGTCAAAAACCGATGTGTCACGATGTTAGTGAAATCAGAGACCTAACTGAAGCCGCTAAAAAAGCAGGAATCATCAGTCAATTGGGGACGCAGCACGCCTCTGGAAAAGGAGATCGAACAGCCGTACAATGGATTAAGGAAGGACATATTGGGAAGGTCAAACAGGTTTACCTTTGTTCCAACAGGCCAGGGGCAACAGAGGCCTATAGGTTTGAAGGGCCAAGGCCGAAGAAAGGTGAAAAAGTTCCTGATCATGTACATTGGGACCAATTTATTGGCACGGCACCCATGCGTCCTTATGCATCTAAAATCTACCACCCTGCCAAATGGAGGGCATGGCAGGATTTTGGTACCGGCTGGTCTGGTGATATTGGTTGCCATATTTTAGATGCGGTTTGGAAGGGAATGGATTTAAAAGCACCTATTTCTGTAATAGCCAAAGTTCAGGAATCATGGAAAAACTCACCGGAAAGAAATGTAGATACCTGGCCACAGAGTAACCACATTACTTGGGTTTTTCCCGGGAATGAGATGACGGCTGAAAATGAATTGAAAGTGGAGTGGTTTGATGGTGAGTTTTATCCTCCAGAAGAGGTTAGGGCTTTGTTTTCTTTAGAAAATTATCCGGCAGAATCTGCCATGTTAATAGGGACTGAAGGTGCATTGCTTATCCCACATACTAAAATGCCTGTGCTTTTACCAGAAGATAAATTTAAGCACGTTAAAAACCCTGTATTAGAAGATAGAGACCATTACCATTATTTCGCAGATTCCTGCTTAAAGAATGTAAAAACAGAAAGCGATTTCTCAATCTCCGGACCTATGTCCGAAACAGTAATTTTAGGCACTGTGGCCATTCGGGAACCAGATATTTTCTTGGATTGGGATGCAAAAAAAATGCGTGTCAGGAATGTTAAAAAGGCCAATCAGCATTTGTCTAGAAAATACAGAAAAGGCTGGAAAGTTTAA